A section of the Phacochoerus africanus isolate WHEZ1 chromosome 4, ROS_Pafr_v1, whole genome shotgun sequence genome encodes:
- the LOC125124311 gene encoding chloride intracellular channel protein 1-like, producing the protein MAEEQPQVELFVKAGSDGAKIGNCPFSQRLFMVLWLKGVTFSVTTVDTKRRTEMVQKLCPGGQLPFLLYSTEVHTDTNKIEEFLEAVLCPPRYPKLAALNPESNTAGLDIFAKFSAYIKNSNPVLNDNLEKGLLKALKVLDNYLTSPLPEEVDETSAEDEGISQRKFLDGNELTLADCNLLPKLHIVQVVCKNYQGFSIPDAFCGVPRYLRNAYAREEFASTCQDNEEIELAYEQVAKALK; encoded by the coding sequence ATGGCTGAAGAACAACCTCAGGTCGAATTGTTCGTAAAGGCTGGCAGTGATGGGGCCAAGATCGGAAACTGCCCCTTCTCCCAGAGACTGTTCATGGTGCTCTGGCTCAAGGGAGTCACCTTCAGTGTCACCACTGTGGATACCAAGAGACGGACTGAGATGGTACAGAAGCTATGCCCAGGGGGACAGCTCcctttcctgctgtacagcactgaaGTGCACACAGATACCAACAAGATTGAGGAATTTCTGGAGGCAGTGCTATGCCCTCCCAGGTACCCCAAGCTGGCAGCTCTGAACCCTGAATCCAACACAGCTGGGCTGGACATATTTGCTAAATTTTCTGCCTACATTAAGAATTCAAACCCAGTTCTCAATGACAACCTGGAGAAGGGACTCCTGAAAGCCCTGAAAGTCTTAGACAATTACTTGACATCCCCTCTCCCAGAAGAAGTGGATGAGACCAGTGCTGAGGATGAGGGAATCTCTCAGAGGAAGTTTCTGGATGGCAATGAGCTCACTCTGGCTGACTGCAACCTGTTGCCAAAGCTCCACATAGTACAGGTGGTCTGTAAGAACTACCAGGGATTCTCCATTCCAGATGCATTTTGTGGAGTGCCTCGATACCTGCGCAATGCCTATGCTCGGGAAGAGTTTGCCTCCACCTGTCAAGACAATGAGGAGATCGAGCTGGCCTACGAGCAAGTGGCCAAGGCCCTCAAATAA